Proteins found in one Gemmatimonas sp. genomic segment:
- a CDS encoding DUF1501 domain-containing protein produces the protein MSDESTEGGCQEYQQLARRDFLTLAGGVGVSALLPTWLPKVVLAQTSNGSRDIIVSVFLSGGTDGLSLVVPFGDPDYYTGRPNIAIARPDAAGTGPKAVALDNFFGFSPGMAPLMPAYTNGDLLVAHATGSVDNSRSHFDAQRYMEVGKPRDARISGGWLGRHLATSTPMRANAPLRGMSFTAGLPRTLAEGPKTLPIPNPANFTIGGSGTTATDRAQWLAANHAGTVNPVAANALDATNTIALLQRINFTGYAAANGAVYPNSGFGQALRSSAALIKADVGIEAIHAFNGGWDTHANQGPVITLDGGGMHNRMFDLASALAAFHADVIQGTTPYGVTVMIVSEFGRNARENGNRGTDHGRGNVAFAMGKKINGGRVLTNGWPGLARENLENGQDLRVTLDHRDIFAEIVQNRLGNNNLSVVFPDYTPRFRNVTKA, from the coding sequence ATGAGTGATGAATCGACCGAAGGTGGGTGCCAGGAATATCAGCAGCTGGCGCGCCGTGATTTCCTGACGTTGGCGGGTGGTGTGGGCGTGAGCGCGTTGCTGCCCACATGGCTGCCCAAAGTCGTGCTGGCGCAAACGTCCAACGGCAGCCGCGACATCATCGTTTCGGTGTTCCTGAGCGGTGGAACCGATGGTCTGTCGTTAGTCGTGCCGTTCGGCGATCCCGACTACTACACGGGGCGTCCGAACATCGCGATCGCCCGTCCTGATGCGGCGGGCACCGGACCGAAGGCGGTCGCACTCGACAACTTCTTCGGTTTTTCGCCAGGCATGGCGCCGTTGATGCCCGCGTACACGAACGGCGACCTGCTGGTGGCGCACGCCACGGGATCGGTCGACAATTCCCGTTCGCACTTCGATGCGCAACGGTACATGGAAGTGGGCAAGCCGCGCGACGCACGTATCAGCGGGGGCTGGCTCGGCCGACATCTGGCGACCAGCACGCCGATGCGGGCCAACGCGCCGCTGCGCGGAATGAGCTTTACCGCCGGCCTGCCGCGAACGTTGGCGGAGGGCCCGAAAACCTTGCCCATTCCGAATCCTGCCAACTTCACGATCGGTGGCAGTGGCACGACGGCGACGGATCGTGCGCAGTGGCTGGCCGCCAATCATGCTGGCACGGTCAATCCGGTGGCGGCGAATGCGCTCGACGCGACCAACACCATCGCGTTGCTGCAGCGGATCAACTTTACGGGCTACGCGGCCGCGAACGGTGCGGTGTACCCCAACAGCGGATTCGGGCAGGCGTTGCGCTCATCGGCTGCGCTCATCAAGGCGGATGTGGGCATCGAGGCGATCCACGCGTTCAACGGTGGTTGGGACACGCACGCCAATCAGGGCCCGGTCATCACGCTGGACGGCGGCGGCATGCATAACCGCATGTTCGACCTCGCCAGTGCGCTGGCCGCGTTTCATGCCGACGTCATTCAGGGGACCACACCGTATGGCGTAACCGTCATGATCGTTTCCGAGTTCGGCCGCAACGCCCGTGAGAACGGCAATCGCGGCACTGATCACGGCCGCGGCAATGTCGCGTTCGCGATGGGCAAGAAGATCAATGGCGGCCGCGTGCTCACCAACGGCTGGCCAGGACTGGCGCGGGAGAATCTCGAAAACGGACAGGATCTCCGCGTCACGCTCGACCATCGCGACATCTTTGCCGAGATCGTGCAGAACCGGCTCGGCAACAACAATCTGTCAGTCGTATTTCCCGACTACACACCGCGCTTCCGGAACGTCACGAAAGCGTAG
- a CDS encoding DUF1800 domain-containing protein, whose product MSEPVTLDEPRSSRRRFFALGASAAVGLAASQTLEAQRPKSRGAGPFPNGQPTSNAPDPSAAWSDPVLRLVRRITMGVSPSEVVLARQLGYAGYLDYQLRASVIDDSAIETLVASRLPMTQMPLAMLATQDGNEVNNQLADATWYRAAFSKAQLRERMVEFWTDHFTISLNKVGYLKLVDDRDVIRANALGTFPELLRATSQSAAMLRYLDQNLSRTPTPNQNYAREIMELHTLGVDGGYSQTDVAELSRILTGWTTAGAGTFAFNRNFHDRNAKTFLGRSFPAMLATATDTQMKAEGEAAIQMLVEHPSTAAYIALKMARWLLAYEPPQAVVDATAATYVATGGDIKAMIRTILSGKNLMAAPAKYKRPFHLAVSSLRGMGAEVVNIRAARQRADQMGMPVFMWEQPNGYPDRVDWWSGLVITRWSYMQYLSTQNSATTTRVDSAAFRVPDTADGVVAQIATRMFGGELSPALRTQLLTYLRAGTYSDARVRETISLAGSAQEYQWF is encoded by the coding sequence GTGAGCGAACCCGTTACGCTCGACGAGCCTCGTTCCTCTCGCCGACGCTTCTTTGCGCTTGGCGCGTCGGCGGCGGTCGGACTGGCTGCGTCGCAGACGCTCGAAGCCCAACGCCCGAAGAGCCGTGGCGCCGGCCCCTTTCCCAACGGTCAACCGACGAGCAACGCTCCCGATCCCTCGGCGGCGTGGAGCGACCCGGTGCTCCGCCTGGTGCGGCGCATCACGATGGGGGTCAGTCCGTCGGAAGTGGTCCTCGCCCGTCAGCTGGGATACGCCGGCTACCTCGACTATCAGCTCCGGGCGTCGGTCATCGACGACAGTGCCATTGAGACGCTCGTGGCATCGCGACTGCCGATGACGCAGATGCCGCTGGCGATGCTGGCGACCCAGGATGGGAATGAGGTCAACAATCAGCTGGCCGACGCGACGTGGTATCGCGCCGCGTTTTCGAAGGCACAGCTCCGCGAGCGGATGGTGGAATTCTGGACCGACCACTTCACGATCAGTCTCAACAAAGTCGGCTACCTCAAGCTGGTCGACGACCGTGATGTGATCCGTGCGAATGCGCTGGGGACGTTTCCCGAGCTGTTGCGCGCGACATCGCAAAGCGCCGCGATGCTTCGGTATCTCGACCAGAACCTGAGTCGTACTCCGACGCCGAACCAGAACTACGCCCGCGAGATCATGGAGCTCCATACACTGGGCGTGGATGGCGGTTACTCGCAGACCGACGTCGCGGAGCTGTCGCGGATTCTTACGGGATGGACCACCGCGGGCGCCGGCACGTTTGCGTTCAATCGCAATTTTCACGATCGCAACGCGAAGACGTTCCTGGGTCGCTCGTTCCCAGCCATGCTGGCGACCGCGACGGACACGCAGATGAAGGCGGAAGGAGAGGCGGCGATTCAGATGCTGGTGGAACACCCCAGTACGGCCGCGTACATCGCCCTCAAGATGGCACGCTGGCTGTTGGCATACGAGCCGCCTCAGGCTGTCGTGGACGCGACCGCTGCGACGTATGTCGCGACCGGCGGCGACATCAAGGCGATGATCCGCACGATCCTGTCGGGCAAGAACCTCATGGCCGCGCCGGCCAAGTACAAGCGACCGTTCCACCTTGCCGTCTCGTCGTTGCGCGGCATGGGTGCGGAGGTGGTAAACATTCGCGCCGCCCGCCAGCGCGCCGATCAGATGGGCATGCCCGTGTTCATGTGGGAACAGCCGAACGGCTATCCCGATCGCGTGGACTGGTGGAGCGGCCTGGTGATCACACGCTGGTCGTACATGCAGTATCTGTCGACGCAGAACAGCGCGACCACGACGCGAGTGGATTCGGCGGCATTCCGCGTGCCAGACACCGCAGACGGCGTCGTGGCGCAGATTGCCACCCGCATGTTCGGTGGGGAACTCTCACCGGCGCTCCGGACGCAGCTGCTTACCTACCTGCGCGCCGGTACCTACAGCGATGCCCGCGTTCGCGAGACCATTTCGTTGGCCGGCAGCGCGCAGGAGTACCAGTGGTTCTGA
- a CDS encoding Ig-like domain-containing protein: protein MVAGAGVALLAACGDGSSGVTPPAVPVVSRVDVSAATTALTPQQTVQLSAVARTSSGTVVGSAQPVWSSTAPTIATVNASGLVTGVAAGSATIRATVGSVNGTLDVTVTSGAGVLATVVVNAQDLSIQLGQLTQATVSGRDATGGAAALGTRTVTWSTSNASIATINSAGVVTGVGVGTVSVQASVADGAAPKTATVPLTVTGIPNAPTTADVVMPGLLFSPTETVVKQGGTVRFVFPPLAHNVIWDPRLAGSPADINTTSSVTVSRAFPAVGVFPFKCTLHPGMDGTVIVSP from the coding sequence ATGGTCGCGGGCGCCGGCGTCGCGCTACTGGCGGCGTGCGGTGACGGTTCGTCCGGCGTGACGCCGCCCGCCGTACCCGTGGTCTCTCGCGTCGATGTGTCGGCCGCCACCACGGCGCTCACGCCGCAGCAGACCGTGCAGCTCTCCGCCGTGGCGCGGACCTCGAGCGGCACCGTGGTGGGCAGTGCGCAGCCAGTTTGGAGTTCGACGGCGCCGACGATCGCCACCGTGAACGCCTCCGGCCTCGTGACCGGCGTTGCGGCTGGTTCCGCCACGATTCGCGCCACCGTGGGATCGGTCAATGGCACGCTCGATGTCACGGTCACTTCAGGGGCTGGCGTGCTCGCGACGGTCGTGGTGAATGCGCAGGATCTCTCCATCCAGCTCGGCCAACTCACTCAGGCCACGGTGAGCGGTCGCGACGCGACGGGGGGAGCCGCCGCACTCGGTACGCGCACGGTCACCTGGAGCACCAGCAACGCATCGATCGCGACGATCAATTCGGCCGGCGTCGTCACGGGGGTCGGCGTGGGCACGGTCAGTGTGCAAGCGTCCGTCGCCGACGGCGCCGCGCCGAAGACCGCCACCGTGCCGTTGACCGTGACCGGCATCCCCAATGCACCAACGACCGCCGACGTGGTGATGCCGGGACTGCTCTTCAGCCCGACGGAAACGGTGGTGAAGCAGGGAGGAACGGTGCGTTTCGTCTTCCCCCCGTTGGCGCACAACGTGATCTGGGACCCGCGACTCGCCGGCTCTCCGGCCGACATCAACACCACCAGCAGTGTGACCGTGTCCCGCGCATTTCCCGCCGTCGGCGTGTTTCCGTTCAAGTGCACGCTGCACCCCGGCATGGACGGCACCGTCATCGTGAGTCCGTAA